A single genomic interval of Oryza sativa Japonica Group chromosome 7, ASM3414082v1 harbors:
- the LOC4343633 gene encoding uncharacterized protein At4g19900 isoform X1, translated as MLPRSHSHPAARRRSGLGAQLCAVVAALLLLVSLAVLHSRLSSSSSSPFPLSSSGDGVSNSSLVEDEDDGAAVLDPTVTITATTTTTTTTTNAAADSTTDASSVSNPEDDPIDELDVLDEDTASGLGAADEVPASASASSLVWDHAVGVARLPFRLPAAGDPLPAGLPHLEPAHRIAAAAFGSDDEPVDLELRVEISSIAGVEDALLLKPASSAPETPLRAGWARWLEGKADYLRRDRMLRSNLEFLNPRNHPLLQDPDSPGLTSLTRGDRMVHRMLLAEIEKAASKNFERRSLQSSDIKQGMGVTEKVQQRRWGYYPGIDPHLGFNEFMEKFFEHGKCSVKVFMVWNSPQWAYGVRHQRGLESLLRQHPEACVVMLSETLELEFFQEFVKEGYKVAVALPNLDELLEGTLTHDFVSVWNEWRKTKYYPLHYSELVRLAALYKYGGIYLDSDVVVLKPLNALRNSIGVVKQVSENSSFSGAVLAFEKNSQLPFKGWLSKPIDQEQCRKRCSNVIKLNESPFLAECLKEFHSTYDDELLQWNGAELMTRVIRNMSDKADDNSGHLDIKFEPSVAFYPISSTDITRYFSEADSTDERAQHDALFSRIVNDSTTFHLWNSITSSLVPEPNSLVERILNRYCLHCLDVL; from the exons CTCGCAcccggccgcgcggcggcgctccggcctGGGCGCGCAGCTCTgcgccgtggtggcggcgctcctcctgctcgtctccctcgccgtcctccactcccgcctctcctcctcctcctcctccccgttccccctctcctcctccggcgacggGGTCTCCAACTCCTCGCTCgtggaggacgaggacgacggcgccgcggTGCTCGACCCCACGGTTACGATTacggcgaccaccaccaccaccaccaccaccaccaacgccGCCGCTGATTCCACCACCGATGCCTCCTCCGTCTCCAACCCTGAGGACGATCCCATCGACGAGCTCGACGTGCTCGACGAGGACACCGCGTCCGGCCTAGGCGCGGCCGACGAGGTCCCCGCCTCCGCGTCCGCGTCGTCCCTCGTCTGGGACCACGCCGTTGGCGTCGCCCGCCTGCCCttccgcctccccgccgccggcgacccccTCCCGGCGGGGTTACCTCACCTCGAGCCCGCGCAccggatcgccgccgccgccttcggatCCGACGACGAGCCGGTGGATCTGGAGCTCCGGGTGGAGATCTCGTCCATCGCCGGCGTCGAGGACGCGTTGCTCCTGAAGCCTGCCTCCAGCGCCCCCGAGACTCCCCTCCGTGCTGGGTGGGCGCGGTGGCTGGAGGGGAAGGCTGACTACCTCCGGCGCGATCGGATGCTGCGGTCCAACCTAGAATTTCTCAATCCCCGCAACCACCCGCTGCTTCAGGACCCGGACAGCCCCGGCCTTACCTCTCTCACCCGTGGCGACCGCATGGTGCACCGGATGCTTCTCGCCGAGATAGAGAAGGCTGCTTCCAAAAATTTTGAGCGGCGGAGTCTGCAATCGTCTGATATTAAGCAGGGAATGGGAGTAACCGAGAAGGTGCAGCAGAGGAGGTGGGGATATTACCCGGGAATTGATCCACATTTGGGCTTCAATGAGTTCATGGAGAAGTTTTTTGAGCATGGGAAGTGCTCCGTGAAGGTGTTCATGGTGTGGAACAGCCCACAGTGGGCGTATGGCGTACGGCACCAGCGTGGGCTGGAGAGCCTACTGCGGCAACACCCTGAAGCTTGTGTCGTCATGCTGTCGGAGACACTGGAGCTGGAGTTCTTCCAGGAATTTGTGAAGGAAGG ATACAAAGTTGCAGTTGCGTTGCCGAATCTTGATGAACTTTTGGAGGGCACTCTAACCCATGATTTTGTATCAGTGTGGAATGAATGGCGGAAAACAAAATACTACCCCTTGCATTACAGTGAGCTAGTACGCCTTGCTGCTCTTTACAA ATACGGTGGGATATACCTTGACTCTGATGTTGTTGTTCTTAAACCTTTAAACGCACTCCGGAATTCTATTGGTGTTGTCAAACAAGTTTCTGAAAATTCCAGTTTTAGTGGTGCTGTATTAGCATTTGAAAAAAACAG CCAGTTACCCTTCAAGGGCTGGCTTAGTAAGCCAATTGATCAAGAGCAATGTCGGAAACGTTGTTCAAATGTCATCAAATTAAATGAGAG CCCTTTCTTAGCGGAGTGCCTGAAGGAATTTCATTCAACATATGATGATGAACTCTTGCAGTGGAATGGTGCTGAACTTATGACAAGAGTAATCAGAAATATGTCCGACAAAGCAGATGACAACAGTGGGCATCTTGACATAAAGTTTGAACCTTCTGTTGCATTTTATCCCATAAGCTCAACAGATATTACAAG GTACTTCTCAGAAGCAGATAGCACGGATGAAAGAGCCCAACATGATGCTCTGTTTTCTAGGATTGTAAATGACTCTACTACTTTCCACCTCTGGAACAGCATTACTTCTTCGCTGGTTCCTGAACCCAACTCTCTTGTTGAGAGAATCCTTAACCGTTACTGTCTTCATTGCCTTGATGTTTTATAG
- the LOC4343633 gene encoding uncharacterized protein At4g19900 isoform X2 — protein MLPRSHSHPAARRRSGLGAQLCAVVAALLLLVSLAVLHSRLSSSSSSPFPLSSSGDGVSNSSLVEDEDDGAAVLDPTVTITATTTTTTTTTNAAADSTTDASSVSNPEDDPIDELDVLDEDTASGLGAADEVPASASASSLVWDHAVGVARLPFRLPAAGDPLPAGLPHLEPAHRIAAAAFGSDDEPVDLELRVEISSIAGVEDALLLKPASSAPETPLRAGWARWLEGKADYLRRDRMLRSNLEFLNPRNHPLLQDPDSPGLTSLTRGDRMVHRMLLAEIEKAASKNFERRSLQSSDIKQGMGVTEKVQQRRWGYYPGIDPHLGFNEFMEKFFEHGKCSVKVFMVWNSPQWAYGVRHQRGLESLLRQHPEACVVMLSETLELEFFQEFVKEGYKVAVALPNLDELLEGTLTHDFVSVWNEWRKTKYYPLHYSELVRLAALYKYGGIYLDSDVVVLKPLNALRNSIGVVKQVSENSSFSGAVLAFEKNSPFLAECLKEFHSTYDDELLQWNGAELMTRVIRNMSDKADDNSGHLDIKFEPSVAFYPISSTDITRYFSEADSTDERAQHDALFSRIVNDSTTFHLWNSITSSLVPEPNSLVERILNRYCLHCLDVL, from the exons CTCGCAcccggccgcgcggcggcgctccggcctGGGCGCGCAGCTCTgcgccgtggtggcggcgctcctcctgctcgtctccctcgccgtcctccactcccgcctctcctcctcctcctcctccccgttccccctctcctcctccggcgacggGGTCTCCAACTCCTCGCTCgtggaggacgaggacgacggcgccgcggTGCTCGACCCCACGGTTACGATTacggcgaccaccaccaccaccaccaccaccaccaacgccGCCGCTGATTCCACCACCGATGCCTCCTCCGTCTCCAACCCTGAGGACGATCCCATCGACGAGCTCGACGTGCTCGACGAGGACACCGCGTCCGGCCTAGGCGCGGCCGACGAGGTCCCCGCCTCCGCGTCCGCGTCGTCCCTCGTCTGGGACCACGCCGTTGGCGTCGCCCGCCTGCCCttccgcctccccgccgccggcgacccccTCCCGGCGGGGTTACCTCACCTCGAGCCCGCGCAccggatcgccgccgccgccttcggatCCGACGACGAGCCGGTGGATCTGGAGCTCCGGGTGGAGATCTCGTCCATCGCCGGCGTCGAGGACGCGTTGCTCCTGAAGCCTGCCTCCAGCGCCCCCGAGACTCCCCTCCGTGCTGGGTGGGCGCGGTGGCTGGAGGGGAAGGCTGACTACCTCCGGCGCGATCGGATGCTGCGGTCCAACCTAGAATTTCTCAATCCCCGCAACCACCCGCTGCTTCAGGACCCGGACAGCCCCGGCCTTACCTCTCTCACCCGTGGCGACCGCATGGTGCACCGGATGCTTCTCGCCGAGATAGAGAAGGCTGCTTCCAAAAATTTTGAGCGGCGGAGTCTGCAATCGTCTGATATTAAGCAGGGAATGGGAGTAACCGAGAAGGTGCAGCAGAGGAGGTGGGGATATTACCCGGGAATTGATCCACATTTGGGCTTCAATGAGTTCATGGAGAAGTTTTTTGAGCATGGGAAGTGCTCCGTGAAGGTGTTCATGGTGTGGAACAGCCCACAGTGGGCGTATGGCGTACGGCACCAGCGTGGGCTGGAGAGCCTACTGCGGCAACACCCTGAAGCTTGTGTCGTCATGCTGTCGGAGACACTGGAGCTGGAGTTCTTCCAGGAATTTGTGAAGGAAGG ATACAAAGTTGCAGTTGCGTTGCCGAATCTTGATGAACTTTTGGAGGGCACTCTAACCCATGATTTTGTATCAGTGTGGAATGAATGGCGGAAAACAAAATACTACCCCTTGCATTACAGTGAGCTAGTACGCCTTGCTGCTCTTTACAA ATACGGTGGGATATACCTTGACTCTGATGTTGTTGTTCTTAAACCTTTAAACGCACTCCGGAATTCTATTGGTGTTGTCAAACAAGTTTCTGAAAATTCCAGTTTTAGTGGTGCTGTATTAGCATTTGAAAAAAACAG CCCTTTCTTAGCGGAGTGCCTGAAGGAATTTCATTCAACATATGATGATGAACTCTTGCAGTGGAATGGTGCTGAACTTATGACAAGAGTAATCAGAAATATGTCCGACAAAGCAGATGACAACAGTGGGCATCTTGACATAAAGTTTGAACCTTCTGTTGCATTTTATCCCATAAGCTCAACAGATATTACAAG GTACTTCTCAGAAGCAGATAGCACGGATGAAAGAGCCCAACATGATGCTCTGTTTTCTAGGATTGTAAATGACTCTACTACTTTCCACCTCTGGAACAGCATTACTTCTTCGCTGGTTCCTGAACCCAACTCTCTTGTTGAGAGAATCCTTAACCGTTACTGTCTTCATTGCCTTGATGTTTTATAG
- the LOC107275589 gene encoding obtusifoliol 14-alpha demethylase, with amino-acid sequence MAAAAAVWFSAIAAVLLAASTIAVVVVAKMTGKRNGGAAAAAAAAAEAELPLPPVVSGVSLIIPVITRGPMAVADELYVKLGSVFTVSFLGVVKATFLVGPEVQGGFYSRPESEVHQGGTYRMTVPMFGRGVMYDVDVATRSEQIAVCFEALRPTKLRSSTVTMVRETEEYFAKWGEQGTVDLKRELDLLILTIASRVLLGKEVRETMFADVVASFHELMDNSMHLISLCFPNLPIPRHRRRDTASARLKELFSRAIQLRRGSGRAEDDVLQRFLESRYRDGRAMSDNEITGMLIALVVAGQHMSSSASTWTGAFLLRDPKHLAAAVDEQRRLIGDDRVDYDALTTGMSTLHRCIKEALRMHPPAPALVRTVRRGFAVWTREGKEYRMPAGHSVVSYAAFNHRLGYVYRDPDEYDPERFGPERKEDRVAGKFSFTAFGGGRHACLGEHYAFLKMKVIWSYLLRNFELELVSPFPEVELNNIMLGPRGEVMVRYKRRKLTST; translated from the exons GAGAAACGGCGGtgcggctgcagcggcggcggcggcggcggaggcggagctgccACTCCCGCCGGTGGTGAGCGGCGTTTCCCTGATAATTCCGGTGATCACCAGGGGCCCCATGGCTGTGGCCGACGAGCTGTACGTGAAGCTGGGGAGCGTCTTCACGGTGAGCTTCCTCGGGGTGGTGAAGGCGACCTTCCTCGTCGGGCCGGAGGTGCAGGGCGGCTTCTACTCGCGGCCGGAGTCGGAGGTCCACCAGGGCGGCACGTACAGGATGACGGTGCCCATGTTTGGGAGAGGGGTCATGTACGACGTCGACGTGGCCACGAGGTCGGAGCAGATCGCCGTCTGCTTCGAGGCGCTTAGGCCGACCAAGCTCAGGAGCAGCACGGTGACCATGGTTCGTGAAACCGAG GAATATTTCGCGAAATGGGGAGAGCAAGGCACGGTGGATCTGAAACGCGAGCTCGACCTCCTCATCCTGACGATCGCGAGCCGCGTCCTCCTCGGCAAGGAGGTTAGGGAGACCATGTTCGCCGACGTCGTGGCATCCTTCCACGAGCTCATGGACAACAGCATGCACCTCATCAGCCTCTGCTTCCCCAACCTCCCGATCCCGCGGCACCGCCGGCGCGACACGGCGTCCGCTAGGCTCAAGGAGCTCTTCTCCCGTGCCATCCAGCTTCGCCGCGGCTCCGGCCGCGCCGAGGACGACGTGCTCCAGCGGTTCTTGGAGTCCAGGTACAGGGACGGCCGCGCCATGTCCGACAACGAGATCACCGGCATGCTCATCGCCCTGGTCGTCGCCGGCCAGCACATGAGCTCCAGCGCGAGCACCTGGACCGGGGCGTTCCTCCTCCGCGACCCCAAGcacctggccgccgccgtcgacgagcagcggcggctcATCGGTGACGACCGCGTCGACTACGACGCGCTGACGACGGGGATGAGCACGCTCCACCGCTGCATCAAGGAGGCGCTCCGGATgcacccgccggcgccggcgctcgTCCGCACCGTGCGCAGGGGCTTCGCCGTGTGGACCAGGGAAGGGAAGGAGTACAGGATGCCGGCAGGGCACAGCGTCGTGTCGTATGCCGCGTTCAACCACCGCCTCGGCTACGTGTACCGCGACCCCGACGAGTACGACCCGGAGCGGTTCGGcccggagaggaaggaggacaGGGTCGCCGGCAAGTTCTCCTTCACGGCGTTCGGGGGCGGGAGGCACGCGTGCCTCGGCGAGCACTACGCGTTCCTGAAGATGAAGGTAATATGGAGCTATTTGCTGAGGAATTTTGAGCTTGAGCTGGTCTCGCCTTTCCCCGAGGTTGAACTCAACAACATAATGCTAGGGCCGCGAGGGGAAGTGATGGTTAGATACAAGAGACGGAAGCTGACAAGCACCTAG